DNA sequence from the Excalfactoria chinensis isolate bCotChi1 chromosome 2, bCotChi1.hap2, whole genome shotgun sequence genome:
CTTTGTATGCAAGCCCCATCTAGTtgggttttgagtatctccacaAATAGAGATCACAAAGCCTGCCTTCTACTTGGTTCCCATGTCGGATATCCCTCAGCCTAACCAAAATGGAAAGTCTGGCTCTGTTCCTCTGCAATATACATCCAGCAAGaagctgcaaagagcagcaccttgcacaTCTTGTTCCGTACAACACTGCACAACCAGTTCTGTCTCATTAAGCTTTGCctcctgctttcttttgcagCTTACTTGCATGATGAGCAGGGTGGGGGCTCAAGTATGTGTAAAACTCCCCAAAAGAGAGTTTGTCAACATTAAAGCAGATGAATACTCAAAACACACCGCAACTACCTTATTACAATGTTAAAGCACGAAGACCTCCACTTTAAAAACACCCATCcttccaaaacaaagaaatatctGGAATAAAAGAGTACGATTCTGCTCAAATTTGATGCTTTTCAGGCATTTTACCCCTCTCGGTTCCCTCATCGCTACCATTCAGAGACAGGACATGGATTTGCTGTTACAACACAAAGAGGTGAGCACAGAGTCTTCTTTGCCCTGCAAGTGGACAGGTCAACCCAACAGGTTGAATATAAGGTTCAACCTGTTAAATATACAGGTTAAATATAAGAAATGAGCTCCTTTCCATGAGCTGGTGGCATAAAGAAGATGATACTTGTGTACTTTTTTTATATCTCTATATACATTTGTGCTTGTAGCAGCTGTACGTTATTCATGCGGAATATCCCGAGTGACCCACGACGATCCAACTCCTGACTTCACATGGTTTCAACTTCACGTTGTTTCGTGTCGCTAAACTCCCCCACTATATCTTCTATATGATGATCTTCTATGATCTTCTTTTTTATCCAGGACAATAAACCTCACTGTTAGAGGTTTAGAGGAAAACTGGACTAAATCATTTCCCCTAACCAATATTAAGCACGACCTACTTGCAATTCACTCCCAGGGGTAACCAGAAATAAAGGTTCGATTCAAACCATTGGGTCTGAAACACTGTTTCTTATGTCCATAAGAATGAAGAAAGGGCTGGGTAATTAAAACTATATGGATTTTAAAGAGTGGTCTTCATTTCACTCCATGCACAACCAGCAtaggaagcagaagggaagcaagGGGGGGTCTCAGCAAGCAACCCTAGAAGATCCATAGGGAAAAGCCATCCTGGaggtggggtggggagggctTAAGGGCTCCATTGGGCGAGGGTTTGGCCTAAGGGTGGTGGGGTCCCATTTGGGGTCTGCCCTATAGCACTTAATACCCTATAGCAGTTGGGTATGAAGTACTGTGATGGAAGGAGGGGGTGGTATGAAGTGAAGGAGGGGATGAGGACCTGTAGTAATAACGGGTAAGGTGGGACAACGTGGAAAGATGGCAGTAATGGGGTTTAATTGGCTCATATGGGGCTAATGGGGGGAGACAACAGGGGAACGGTAAGAGGGGCAATAAGGATGGCGAAGCAATGGGAGGTGACAGGGGAACTGAGAGAGAAGGGCGGGGGTTTCAAGTGGAAGGAAGAGGGTCAATAACACTAAAGGGGGGTATTTAGGAGTGCCGGAGAGACCCCATTGAGGCGGAGTCCCCTTTGAATGCCTCCCCAGGCCCGGCGTCCCCCTTTATCTCCCCGTTCTCACCGCGGCCGCCGTTCTCTTCCGCATCGGTACCACCGAGCGCAGGGGGAAGAGGATAGAGCGGCACTTCCGGTCCCCTCCCATCAGGACCTCCAGCCAATAGAAAGAGGCGCTGGGGGTTGAGTTGTCCAATGAGGTGGAAAGGGAGCTGTTAGTCCCGCCCCCTTGTGTGTGATGGCGGTGTGGGTGAGGCCTACCTCATGTTGCCATGGTTACCCTTATCCCCCCCCATAGAGCCTAGTTCCTTATATCCCTTACATCCCCACGGCCCCTCTGCCTTGTGTCTTAGGATGGCCGTCAGCCGTGACCCAACGCTGGTGGAGGAGACGATGGATGACGATGGCAGCAGGGTATAAATATTGGCtaaatagatttattttcatacaaaGAATACACAGATCCCCCCCTCCCAACCCTTCCCATGGGGGCCACCCCGACCTGAGGGGACACCCCGAGATGTCCCCAATCTGTTCTCACCAAGGGAGGGCCCCGCGATGACAATGGGACCAAAAGGGACGTCTTGGGGGACGTCCCCATTCTCTGCATTGGTTCTTTTTTATGCTCCAATGAAATCCTCCATtggaattttgttttatttctttagggaaatgcccccccccccaaaaaaaagcgGGACTTGAACTCTTGAGGATCTCGTCTCCATCTCTCTAGGTGAGCTTTGGGACATCCCTGTCCCCTTCAATGCCTACCTTTGGGACACCCCTGTCCCCCTTCAATGCCTACATTGGGTGTCTTCTTGCTCTCTTGTTGTGGGGAGACACCTCTGGATGTTTTTGGGGTCACTTTGTGCCCTAATACTGTGCTGGCACAGAGCCCTCCCCCCACACCGTATGTACATGCcagataaaagaagaaaatacaggtATTTATAGTGGGGGTGAAACACCCCCCTGCCACCCCCAAACGTTCCCCCCCATGTCCTCATCCTGGTTCCTATCTGTTCCCAGGAGGGAGATGCCCTATCCTGGGTCAACCAGAGACTGGGAGAGCtcttctgtgcctcagtttcccccatTGGTTGTTGGgtcgtgcctcagtttccccatcgGTTGATGGTTTTGTCGTCACCCCACCAAGGAGACATGGGATGAAGAGGAGCCACGCAAGCAGCAGCCACCCCACAGTGTGACATGGGGGACGTGGGATGACCCAAAGGTATCCTCCAACAGAGAAACATCACAGGCAGACCAACACAAAGCCCCATTTTCCCCCAGATTTGTCACGCACTGCTATCACCCACCCTTGGGGACACAGCAGTGTCGGCATCCTACAGCACCTGGTGGCTTTGACAGTGTTGGAGGTTGATATTGGGAATGGGGGTCTGGATTTGGCCACCCCGCCTCCTGCTGTCCCTTTACAGCGGGAGAGGAGGTGGTGGGGGACAGCAGGGGGGTCCGCCTCGAGCTTGCCCAGCTCAGCTGCGCTTGGTGACCATCTGCCGGtccctcttcttcttctccatcAACCTGGGATGGAGCAGGGAGGTGGCTTTAGGGTCCCGCCACCCCAATGGACCCACCACTCCAATGACTCCACCTCCCCAGCAAACCCACCATCACAATGGACCCACCACCCCAGTGGACTCACCTTCCCAATGGAACCACCATTCCCATGGCACCACCACCCCAATGAACCCATCACCCCAATGGACCCGCCACCCCAGTGGATCCACCATCCCAATGAACTCACCATCCCAACGGATCCACCATCCCAATGGATCCACCATCCCAATGAACTCACCATCCCAATGGACCCACCACCCCAGTGGACTCACCTTCCCAATGGAACCACCATTCCAATGGCACCACCACCCCAATGGACCCGCCACCCCAGTGGATCCACCATCCCAATGAACTCAGCATCCCAATGGATCCACCATCCCAATGGATCCACTATCCCAATGAACTCACCATCCCAACAGATCCACCATCCCAATGAACTCACCATCCCAATGGACCCATCATCCCAGTGGACTCACCTTCCCAATGGAACCACCATTCCAATGGCACCACCACCCCAATGGACCCGCCACCCCAGTGGATCCACCATCCCAATGAACTCACCATCCCAATGGATCCACCATCCCAATGGATCCACCATCCCAATGAACTCACCATCCCAATGGATCCACTATCCCAATGAACTCACCATCCCAATGGACCCACAACCTCACTGGACCCACCATTCCAATGGACCCACTGCTTTGATGGAACCACCACTCCAATGACACCACCATCCCAATGAACCCATCACCCCAATGGACCCACCACCCCAGTGGATCCACCATCCCACTGGACCCAGCATCCCAATGGACCCACCGCTCTGATGGAACCACCACTCCAATGGCACCACCCAAAGCTGGGTTACGGGGTGAGAAGGGGGAACTCACTTGCGGTTGCGGACCTCAGTGAGCTCCATCAGTCGCTCTTGGGCTGCTCGCAGCTCATCGAGGCGCTGCTGGTAACGTGAGTCGCAGTTGTTGGTGCGCTCATAGCTGGAGACCTGGCTGGAAAGCTCGCTGGTTCGGTCCCGCAGCTGCTGGATGGATGAGTAGAGGTTCTCCTCGTCTTCCTCCTGTTCCGACACAAAGGGATGAGGCTCATGAGGTGGATGGGGATTGATCGACAAGGGAGATGAGGAATGGGTGTTTCCATCTTGCCCTTGATGCCTACCTTGGCATTGATGATCTCAATGTGGATGAGGAGTGCGGCCAGCTCCAGGTCCTCTGTGTAGCTGTTCTTCAGTGGCACCGACCGGTAGCCTGGACACAACACCAAGACATGAGCTCAGCCCCACAACAGGGTCCCAGTCCCTCGCCATGGTCATAGCTGAGTCCCCAAGTGgctgatgatgatgatgatgatgattgtGTTAAAGAAAGATGTACGTGTGGTACTTAGGGGGCACGTTTTAGTGGATATTCTATGATGGTGGTAGTGAattgatgattctatgagtggACAttgtggggatgggttgatggttggacttggtgatcttggagatcttttccaacctaaatgattctatgattctatgataatgatGAGGATGGAGGAAGCATACCTGTTTTGAGACCCTTAATGGGGAAGGTGGCTTGGGCCAAGAAATTGGGGTCACTGAACATGTCCTCCTCGTATACCACAAAACGGAGGAAGGCAAACTCAGGGTTATTGATGTCGAAGACAAACTGCTTGAAGAGCCACACGGGGTTGAAACCATTGTCAGCTGTGGGGTGAAGTCAGAGCAGGGTTAGACACGTGGACAATACCAACACAGCACCACTACTCCCCTGTTAATGGGAGAAGCTTTTCCCCCTGCTCTTCCATGAAACCAGTCCCCATCACCCACATTTCAGCAGTCACAGacatgggttgatggttggactagatgatcttagatgtATTTTCAACTctattctacaattctgtgacttcAAGTGGAATCCCAGAAGGTGTCCCAATGACCCCACCTGTCCTCTTGGCATAGGAACTAGGTGGGAGGACCCTTACCTACAACATCAgttttgttcttgctgttgtCATACTCGGAGCCACACACCTCCACCTCCACAAAGGGGCACACAATGCTTCTCCCATTCTTGGGAAGGTGCCGAGCACCAAGAATCTgtgggagaaagagaaggaggaggagagtgAGGTCCAGCCATGTTGGCCCTGTGGCCAAAAAAGGACTTTCTTGGACAGACCTACGGCTGGTTGGTTTGAGTCTGCCAAAATCTCCATGACCATAATTAGCCACATCAGACCTTATTTGTGACCTTGGACTCATTTTAGCTGTTTCTGCAGAATGATTTGAAAAACTTTTGCTATGTCCATGCCATAATGAAGAGCCGGTTGCCTACACACTAACCCATCCCAGCTGGAACACCAAAATGACCCAAAGTTTGGGTCAACTTTATGCAACTGTGAGGTTTTCCCCTCAAAGTTCTGGAGTTCTTCCACAATCTGGAAAGATTATGCAAGAAAGAGCAACAGACTTAGCAGATCATGGAGCAATGAACTCCAGGGAGCAAATATGAGTATTAAACATTAGAAATTGACCCCAAAATTGGTTTGGAAGAACTGAACCCTCAATGATGGCCACCTTGGAATGGACTTGCCATCCTTGCCCACTtgcctgcagctgcactgtgatGGGCTCCACAATCTTCAGGCTGTTCTTGTCGAAGGGGTCAAATGTCTCATCCCTCATGATGTCGGGTTGTAGGACATAGCCACTGCGGCCACCGAGCATGAAGAGTGCCTGGTTCAGCTGCATCGGCTTGTCTATGGCCAAGGGACAAAGCAGAGTTCAGGGACACTGCAGTGTCCCTGAACAGAAGTTTCTGCCCTCACAAACCCCCTTCTAAACCTCCCAACCCAACTTTACATGAGAATATCCCCATTGAGACAGGGACAAAGGTTGGAGAGCTCATCTAAACCATCTCCAGCCATGGGATCAGTGGCAAAGCTACCAGGGGTGGGGATTTTGTCACTCTGGGCACGGGATTTACCAGGTGTCTGGAAGTTGAGGGCCACCAGCTGGCTGCCACAGATCCACATAGGCAGTGGGTCGTAGTTGGAGGAGTCCAGGCGCTGCCCTTTGGGGTAGATGCGGCTGAGCTGGCGCCGGTTGTACTGCAGGAACTTCTTGCCCTTGCTACGGTTGGCATACTTCTCTGCTTTGGTCTCCGGGAAAGAGGACATATCTCGGTAGCATGCTTTGTCTGTGCCAATCTCTGAAAGCACCAAGGTGGCCATCAGTGGAAGACATGAGGGTTCTGTGGAAGCAACCAGTTCCCCCAaacccttttcttcccctccttaTCCCATCACTACTCTTTTCCAGCTCTTACTGTCTTCATCGAATGGCACGGGGCGGCAATACACAACCAGCTCGGAAAGCTCCAGAGCAATCTTCTTCCTTCGCTCCATAATCTTCCCCTCTTGCATCTGCACAAGGGAAAATGGAATCTGAGACTCTTCCATTGATGGGGATGCTCTGTAAACTACTGTCCAGTCACTgtgggatgggacatccaccaaTATTCACTGAAATGGATCAACTGCCCACTACTGTCCATCCACCATGGGATGAGACATCCGCCAAAATCCATTGACGGGGATGATCCATCAACCACAGTCCATCCACTGTGGGATGAAGCATCACCATCCAATGTTGGGGACGATCTGTCCACTGGTGTCAATCCGTCATGAAATGGGACATTAATCACCACCCATTCTATTCCATCTCCCGGAGATGAGGATGTCCACCACCACCTCCTGTACCCCAGTGCCTCTCACCCTGGCATCGGCGTTCTGCGTGGCCTCCCTGATCTTGGCCACCCACTCGCTGAGCTCCTCCTGTGTGTCAGCGGCCACGTCCAATGATTGGGCTGCGTGGGACATCTGCTGGGAATGGATGGTGAAGACAAATGGTTTGGAGCTCCTCCCGTCTTTGGAGATAACTATAAGGACATCAGAGGGGGCTTTACTCGAAGACATTCCCAATGGATGGCTCTGTGGAGCAAACGAAACCTCATCGGTCCCGCTCCTGGGTCCCTACCTGCCCTCCCCAACACCCCCCAGGTTCCTCCTCCTTTGAGAGTAGTCCCAAATATTGCAAATTGTCAAGAAACACTGTGGGAGAGTTGAACCCAAATGCCTGCTAAACTGTGGTCAATCTCCCAAAAAACACTGGAAGTGAAAGCAACAACTGCGATTAACTACAATTAATAGTTTCACCTTTATAGACCGCTGAATCCCTCTAAATGCTTTCAACATCAGCCAAATGATCCCAAATTCTGttgcactgagtgacatgggatgggttgatggttggactggacgATCTTATcagtctttccaaccttaatgattcttgGAGTCTATGAATTCAGCCCCAGATTGCCCTCAGCACATCATGGCAAGTAAGAGgcccttccctctccccatccGGACATTTTTTGCCATGCCAGAATTGCCAGCACCTATCAATGAGTCAGTTGCCCCATGCTTATGGCAAGTTTGGAGAGCCTCAGCTCATGGTGCTGAGCTCTAGCTTGGGGCACGTACCATCCCCGTTGGAGACGTGGTAGTGACACTCACCTACGTGGCACGATGGCACATCAATGAAGCCTTTCAAGAAGTTCCCGAGGGGGCTGTTTTCCGATGACtgcaagagaggaaaaaggagggaCTGGTGAAGGGCAGCCCAACCTCCATCCAACCCTCCATCCAGCCCTCCGAATAAGCCAATTCCAAGcaaaagccaaggaaaaaaaaaaaaagctttaggCAAATTCTATTCCATGGGACATCCCAGAGCCTCCAGATAAGGGTTTGGGTTGGTTTGGTGCTGGGAGCATCTCAGGTGGTCTCAGTGAATGGGCAAAAGGATATAACAGAGACAGCGCACTCACAGCCTCGTCCTGCTCCTGTGCCTGAGTGCTGACGATTTCCTCCACGTAGTTAGCTGGGAACCACAGCTGTTTCTTGCCCCCATAGTCCCCCCGCCACCTGCAAGGGGTGAGAGGATCAAGGCAAGAGGACCAATTGGAGGGGTATACGGGGTGTTAATGCTGCATGCAATGTCAAGGAGCAATtggagaaggaagggggggaCAGAAAAGGAGGTCGTTAAAACAGACCATAGGAAgatccctgcccatggcaatgctgcccagggcaccaGACCACTCTTACCAGCCACCATCCTGCTTGTCAACGTTGTGGATGATGGCTTGCTTGCAGAATGACAGCTCGTCCTCCCGCTGTGCTTTGTAGTCATAAAGAGCCTTCACTGTGCACTGAATCAACAAGGAGAGGGATGCATGTGTTACCACTAAGCTGGGATGCCCAGCTGATGTCCTGGATGATTCACCCCCCAGATCATGTCCACACAGAAAGTGAGACATGTTAGAGGGGACACGAGTGCTGTAGGTGCCTGTGGTCCCACACAACCAGCATATTCCTCTCCTCGCTGTGGAAGAAAGCTCCCAACCACTTTATGTCACTGGATGTGTTCAttaaacatggagatgtggcacctAGAGACATGTTTTAATGGGGCAGTGAGCAAGGTGGTGATGAGTTGGGTTTGGGATTGATGATCTGAGAGATgaatgattctatcattctccTTTGATATTATTACATTCCCTGAATAAGAACCTTTGAGTTAGTTCTTCCCATGTCTGATATTAATCTAAGAGCTGCTTTGCTTCCAAACGACTTTTAAAGCACGGCCATTCTGTAGGGTCACAGGAAAGGGACCTCAAGCCTCCTCCAGGGTCAGCTCTGAGACCTGCCTGGATCTAAAAACATCCAAGGATGGAAACCGTGACAGCTGTGAAATAACACTAAACTTGTTCTTCTGGGGGTTCTCCCCAGTGCAAAGGTTTCCTTGCTGTTGTGGAAAACTTCTGCCGGGTCTTTGCTCCAGATCAATCTCACATCTACTGTGGTGATGCTGTTGCTGGAGCTCAGACTGTCCTCAAGCGATGAGGATATGGAAGGGTTCccaccagctccagcactgcttaAGGGTCAGAGAAATAGCTTCCGTGGTCCATGGTGGGAACCATCCAGGAACCTCAGCAGGAGAATCACTAAATCCCATCACCCTGCATCTAACCAGTTCAGCCTCTTACCCTGGCCATTGGCATCTTGTTGGCCTCCACATAGAAATGGGGTGTCCGCACCTCATATAAAGCCCCATAGTCCAGCTCCTGCAAGGACAGACATCAAAAGAGGTAATTTGGCCAAGGGCATGGATTATGAAGAATCATGGGGGAAAGCGGGCTATTACATGTGGGCCAGAGGAGTATGATGGGGACTCAATAACCCTTTGCAGCTAATTGGAGGGGACTTGCGGGTAGCAAAGATGTTATAACCATAGACAGTGGTGGTGGTTTGAGCTGGACTTTGGGCAAATCTCCTTTGCTGTGCAGGAGACTGGAGATCTTCCAACCACAAGAAAGATTTGGATGGAGTTGGATTGACCGTGGCACATAACTACTCTATCCTCACTGTCTCCAACTGTTCCCACCACTGGGAGCACTCACAGTAGTGCCCATCTTCTCCAGGGTCTCCTCATTGATGGGGTAGCGCAGCTTCATCTTACGGTACAGCGGATGCTTCTCATAGTAGCTGACAAGGTCCACCAGGCTCTCAAACTCAGCTGAGCTACCCAGCATGAAGAGTCGTCCCTCCTGCTGGATGCGGCAGTGCTTGATCTTCCCCTCCGCCCTGAGGCCAAGAGAGCAACCAGTGATGTCCCCAACTTCTGGAGTGGAGCCACAGGGCCACACCTGGCCAGCCTGGGTGTGCTGGGTTGGCCACACTCACCGGAATGAAATGGCATAGGAATTGGGTTCACTGCGTTTTCGCACCAGGAAGGCTCCATCCCGAGGGACTCGCATCAGCATGTGCTCAGCCTGCAGGCGTGTCAGGCTGGCATGATACCACCTGGATaggcacagcaaggaagaagtGGGCTGGCAAACCCCAAATCTGACACCAGCTGCACTGGTGTTAACAAGGGAAGGGGTGAGGATGGTTGACCAAAGGGTGGGATGAGTTGTGGAAGAGGATGGTGGACACAAGGATGGGCCAAGCAATGGGAGAAGATGGTGAACTTAAGGGTGAGACAAGTGATGGAAGAAGATGGTGGCCCAAAAATGAcacaagaaatggaagaaggtAGTGGACACAAGAGTGGGACAAGCAATGGAAGAGGATGATGCACACAAGAGTGGAACAAGTGAAGGAAGAGGGTGGGGGACCCAAGGTAGCAGGGGGCTGGGTTTCACCCTCACTCTTTGCTCTCGTGGGCATTGGGCTGGGGCACGGGGTCAGTGAGGCGCATCTCAAACTCGTTGCAGCGGAGTGGCACCTCACGGTAGTGGCAGATGAGACTGTAGAGGCTGTCAAAGACCAGGTTGTCTGTCAGGTAGAACTTGGTGGAACCAGCCTCCTGTCGTGAGTggatcctgcagtgctgcacgcGGTTTGATCTCCTGCCACAAAGGAACAAGGTGGGAGTGAGTCAGTTCAGACCCATgaccatgccatgccatgcttAAGGATGGTCTGGATTAGGGCAGCACAATGCTCAGAAAGATAGCGTTTTCCCTCAGAACACCATTACTGCCTCCAAACTGGGGATTTACTGGAGGCAGCCACCAGATGCTTGGTGTGTTGCCCAGACCAGCTTGGGAAAGACGTGATCCTGCCATCCACCCCAATGGAGTTTGAACTGGGGCTCCTACCAGAAGGACAGGGTGTAGTCACCCACGAAGGTCTCGCTTTCGCGCACCAGGAAGGTGCCATCCTTGCCTCCTGTCTCAGTGCAGTATTCatgcagcagcttctcagcGATCTGCCGCCCATCACGGCCACCTCCCAGCTTCCCATGGAACCACTTCTCTGTGAAGTGCAGCTCGTTGTTGTTGAACTCCTATGAGTTCAGACAGAGACCAGACACACCTCAGTCTTAGTGTTCCCATGAGCAGTTATTGCTGATCTCCTCCCTTTCCTCATGCTGACTTCCACTGTCCCCGAATTCCCCCAGCCCATGGCTCCATCCTAACCCACACACACCTCTTTCTGCTCCACCTCCTCTTCATCTTCATTGAACTGGTAGCGTGATGTCTCCTCTGAGTAGTAGATCTTGTTGCTTGTCAGTACAAAATAATGCGGGCTCCAGGTCTGAGAGGGAGGAATAGCATTACCAGGGCAGGGAGGATGGTGGCACAGAGGGCATCCTCCATGGCATTACTATGGTGCCTCACGCCCACCCCAAGCTCCTGGTCTCTCccctcccagggcagccccaTCTGACACATTCTGCTCCACCCCCAGCTATCATTGCATGGAAATCCTTACATGGTCAATAGGGTCTTCGAGGTAGAGGATGCCATTCTTGATGGAGTTGCTGATGTCATTCTCTGAATAACTGGCGGTGGAGACCTCCTCATATAGGTTCCCTTCAACCagcttcttgtgctgaggacagACCAGGAATGGGAACTCAGCAGCTCATCATGCTGAGCTCCCGGCCCTAATTCACAGgtccaccatcaccaccaccacccatTCCCAGTAGATCTCTTCTTGCACAGAAGCCTTGACATCCTACTGCTTGTGCATGGAGAGAGAATTGCTTCTAAGTCCCAAGATTTGGAAGAATCatcctccctcccagcccaaTGCAGTTCTTGTCCCTTCTGCAAAGAGCTTTGGATTAGTGCCTGGCCCCACACCTTGATTAGGATCTTCTTCTTGAGTTGGGTGGGTGAGGGCAGCTCATCAGCATTGATGTCAACTGGCTTGGTGAGCAGCATGTCCCCAAAGACCTTCTTGAAGTGTGAGGCCATGTTCCTCTGCTGGACGATGCTGCAGTGGTCTTCAATGGAGAGTATGATGGGGAACCTGGAGGAAGCAGGTGGGAAAA
Encoded proteins:
- the LOC140248139 gene encoding 1-phosphatidylinositol 4,5-bisphosphate phosphodiesterase gamma-1-like, whose translation is MSVSRLNSVNGFLEDGRMEAGDIGRILRCLEMGTVLTLFYQKKSQRPERRTFQVKLETRQIIWSRTPEKVEGDIDIREIKEIRLGKNSRDFERYPEDARKLDFTMCFIILYGMDFRLRTLSVAAFCEEDINLWITGLNWLVADTQKAQTPLQIERWLRKQFDGMDRSREGSITVKDLKAMLPQVNYRVPNMRFLRDKLVEVEARNEMTFSHFIQFYKNLMFDAQKSVIEQLELSFPLRNVDRPELCQVSLYDFQKFLLHDQKESWASDVGMVRDYMCSYLKDGSIDAAEPSFQLDEFLTYLFSKENMVMDAKYERVVPEEMNHPLSQYWISSSHNTYLTGDQFSSESSLEAYARCLRMGCRCIELDCWDGPDDLPIIYHGHTLTSKIKFLDVLHTIKEHAFVTSEFPIILSIEDHCSIVQQRNMASHFKKVFGDMLLTKPVDINADELPSPTQLKKKILIKHKKLVEGNLYEEVSTASYSENDISNSIKNGILYLEDPIDHTWSPHYFVLTSNKIYYSEETSRYQFNEDEEEVEQKEEFNNNELHFTEKWFHGKLGGGRDGRQIAEKLLHEYCTETGGKDGTFLVRESETFVGDYTLSFWRSNRVQHCRIHSRQEAGSTKFYLTDNLVFDSLYSLICHYREVPLRCNEFEMRLTDPVPQPNAHESKEWYHASLTRLQAEHMLMRVPRDGAFLVRKRSEPNSYAISFRAEGKIKHCRIQQEGRLFMLGSSAEFESLVDLVSYYEKHPLYRKMKLRYPINEETLEKMGTTELDYGALYEVRTPHFYVEANKMPMARCTVKALYDYKAQREDELSFCKQAIIHNVDKQDGGWWRGDYGGKKQLWFPANYVEEIVSTQAQEQDEASSENSPLGNFLKGFIDVPSCHVVISKDGRSSKPFVFTIHSQQMSHAAQSLDVAADTQEELSEWVAKIREATQNADARMQEGKIMERRKKIALELSELVVYCRPVPFDEDKIGTDKACYRDMSSFPETKAEKYANRSKGKKFLQYNRRQLSRIYPKGQRLDSSNYDPLPMWICGSQLVALNFQTPDKPMQLNQALFMLGGRSGYVLQPDIMRDETFDPFDKNSLKIVEPITVQLQILGARHLPKNGRSIVCPFVEVEVCGSEYDNSKNKTDVVADNGFNPVWLFKQFVFDINNPEFAFLRFVVYEEDMFSDPNFLAQATFPIKGLKTGYRSVPLKNSYTEDLELAALLIHIEIINAKEEDEENLYSSIQQLRDRTSELSSQVSSYERTNNCDSRYQQRLDELRAAQERLMELTEVRNRKLMEKKKRDRQMVTKRS